In the genome of Zygosaccharomyces rouxii strain CBS732 chromosome G complete sequence, the window TTTTTCCTTATCGTTAATATCGAAAAGGTATTGGAATTTACCATTAATTTTGCTGGTatctaattccttttcatcttctagatttaaaattttggacGATTCATCAAGCGTTATACCACCATATTCTGCACTTGCGGAACGAGCTGCCTTAGGACCCTGTTTAACAGATTGAGATGCCGCTTGGCGGTAAGCTTCTGCAAATGCTTTACCAAAGACAGAAGCACCTGTTACGACCACTTGTACAAAA includes:
- the PAM16 gene encoding import motor complex subunit PAM16 (similar to uniprot|P42949 Saccharomyces cerevisiae YJL104W); its protein translation is MAYRAFVQVVVTGASVFGKAFAEAYRQAASQSVKQGPKAARSASAEYGGITLDESSKILNLEDEKELDTSKINGKFQYLFDINDKEKGGSFYLQSKIYRAAERLKYEIAQREAAKNGGSSPKGSDGSNPQ